In Edaphobacter paludis, a single window of DNA contains:
- a CDS encoding TolC family protein, with amino-acid sequence MSQSKRARYSQGVVAAMGIGLLCLSGAALPAVAQQGSSQSQSSASGPSTGPTSSPIATAQQQLYSASGTNGAQPTQDSFQGSVVEGKSTGSMMDLSLDEAIQRGLRNNLGIILQSSAQKNAGGQRLEELQALLPTVTGSGSIEVQQINLAAEGLKFPGLHPIIGPFQVVDFRAYLTQNLVNVSALQNYIAAKHNFESATLTAEDARNLVVLTVGNAYLLCIADGARIEAVNAEMATSKVSLDQATAAHDAGTSPKLDVLRAQVDYQNEEQRLISTQNELAKDKLALARAIGLPLDQEFRLTDSIPYAALDKVNPDTAFAQALSARKDLAAQSEQVKAAHAEKTSAWASQLPVASFSGDYGDLGTTPGHSHGTYTATGKVSAPILQIAKTRGQEQVADAQYEEAKAKLADQVQQVNAEVRDSLLDIQAAEKLVEATHSNVELANEALSDAQQRFHAGVSDNLPVSQAQAQTELANDQYISALYQHNVAKLSLARALGVAQTNYKDYLGGK; translated from the coding sequence ATGAGCCAAAGCAAGAGAGCGCGTTACTCCCAGGGCGTGGTTGCGGCGATGGGAATCGGGTTGCTGTGCCTGTCGGGCGCGGCACTGCCTGCCGTGGCGCAGCAAGGCTCGAGCCAGAGCCAAAGTTCGGCCAGCGGTCCCAGTACAGGACCAACCAGCTCCCCTATCGCCACCGCCCAGCAGCAGCTTTATAGTGCGTCGGGCACGAATGGAGCGCAGCCAACGCAGGATTCGTTTCAGGGCAGCGTTGTGGAAGGAAAATCGACGGGATCGATGATGGATCTCTCGCTGGATGAAGCCATCCAGCGGGGACTTCGAAACAATCTGGGGATTATCCTGCAGTCGTCGGCGCAGAAGAATGCGGGTGGCCAGCGGTTGGAGGAGTTGCAGGCGTTGTTGCCTACGGTGACTGGCTCAGGCAGCATCGAGGTGCAACAGATCAATCTTGCGGCGGAAGGGCTGAAGTTTCCGGGACTGCACCCGATTATCGGGCCGTTTCAGGTGGTTGATTTCAGGGCTTATCTCACGCAGAACCTGGTGAATGTTTCGGCGCTGCAGAATTATATTGCCGCGAAGCATAATTTTGAGAGCGCGACATTGACCGCAGAAGACGCGCGCAATCTGGTGGTGCTGACGGTGGGCAATGCCTACCTGCTTTGCATCGCGGATGGAGCCCGCATCGAGGCGGTCAACGCAGAGATGGCTACGTCGAAGGTTTCGCTCGATCAGGCCACGGCGGCGCATGATGCCGGGACCAGCCCCAAGCTCGATGTGCTGCGGGCGCAGGTGGACTACCAGAACGAAGAGCAGCGGCTGATCTCGACACAGAACGAATTGGCGAAAGACAAGCTGGCCTTGGCGCGCGCGATTGGACTGCCACTGGACCAGGAGTTTCGGCTGACGGACTCGATCCCTTATGCTGCGTTGGATAAGGTCAATCCGGACACGGCATTCGCGCAGGCGCTCAGTGCTCGCAAAGATCTTGCGGCGCAGTCGGAGCAAGTGAAGGCTGCGCATGCGGAGAAGACGTCGGCATGGGCGAGCCAACTCCCGGTGGCGAGCTTTTCCGGAGACTACGGCGACCTGGGGACGACGCCGGGGCACTCGCATGGAACGTACACAGCGACGGGCAAGGTGAGCGCACCTATTCTGCAGATCGCCAAGACGCGCGGCCAGGAGCAGGTTGCCGATGCGCAGTATGAAGAGGCGAAGGCTAAACTCGCTGATCAGGTTCAGCAGGTAAATGCCGAGGTTCGCGACAGCCTGTTGGATATCCAGGCGGCAGAGAAGCTGGTGGAGGCGACGCACTCGAATGTCGAGCTGGCCAATGAGGCTCTCAGCGATGCGCAGCAGCGGTTTCATGCAGGAGTTTCCGACAACTTGCCGGTTTCGCAGGCGCAGGCCCAGACAGAACTAGCGAACGATCAGTACATCAGCGCGCTGTACCAGCACAATGTCGCCAAACTTTCACTGGCGCGAGCGCTGGGTGTAGCGCAGACGAATTACAAAGATTATCTCGGAGGAAAGTAG
- the xylB gene encoding xylulokinase encodes MFLGVDVGTGGTRAILIDRDGKIIASCSAEHSPIHSEHIGWAEQDPQDWWRATREAIAGAMAQSELAGAEIEAVGLTGQMHGCVMLDAAGEVLRPALIWCDQRTQPQCDWLTEKIGFERLIELTANPALPNFTLTKLLWVRDHQPEIFARIAHVLCPKDYVRYRLTGEFAMDMQEASGTLLLDVAHRRWSTEVAEAAGIPLPWLPRLFEGPEICARISDAGAGATGLAAGTPVAAGAGDQGAGAVGMGILTPGSVSATIGTSGVVFAATDAPTKDRLGRLHTFCHAAPGRWHVMGVTNGAGLSLRYFRDTFATASSYDALSALAAQAPAGSDGLLWAPYLFGERTPHLDPEARAAFIGITASHTQAHFVRAVLEGVAMSLRDTFTLFHELHIPVDSIRLGGGGARGPLWRQIQADVYGQPVELLEAEEGGAFGAALLAGTGVNAWPSVEAACAATIRVAQTIAPQSAAAMNEAYRRYRKIYPALKSIAS; translated from the coding sequence ATGTTTCTCGGAGTAGACGTCGGAACCGGCGGTACCAGGGCAATCCTCATCGACCGCGATGGCAAAATCATCGCCTCATGCAGCGCCGAACACTCACCCATTCACTCCGAGCACATCGGCTGGGCCGAGCAGGACCCGCAGGACTGGTGGCGAGCCACCCGTGAGGCGATCGCCGGAGCCATGGCGCAGAGCGAACTCGCCGGGGCTGAAATCGAAGCCGTCGGCCTCACCGGACAGATGCACGGTTGCGTCATGCTCGATGCTGCAGGCGAAGTCCTCCGCCCCGCCCTCATCTGGTGCGATCAACGCACCCAGCCCCAATGCGACTGGCTGACGGAAAAGATCGGCTTCGAGCGTCTCATCGAACTCACCGCCAACCCCGCGCTGCCTAACTTCACCCTCACCAAACTCCTTTGGGTCCGCGATCACCAGCCCGAGATCTTTGCTCGCATCGCGCACGTCCTCTGCCCCAAGGACTACGTTCGCTACCGCCTCACCGGCGAGTTCGCCATGGACATGCAGGAGGCCAGCGGCACACTCCTGCTCGATGTAGCCCATCGCCGCTGGTCCACCGAAGTTGCCGAAGCCGCCGGAATCCCCCTCCCGTGGCTTCCCCGCCTCTTCGAAGGCCCTGAGATCTGCGCCCGCATCTCCGACGCCGGAGCCGGTGCTACCGGACTCGCCGCAGGCACACCTGTAGCCGCCGGAGCCGGAGATCAGGGTGCCGGAGCGGTCGGCATGGGCATCCTCACTCCCGGCTCCGTCTCCGCCACCATCGGCACCAGCGGAGTCGTCTTCGCCGCTACCGACGCCCCCACGAAGGACCGCCTCGGTCGCCTGCATACCTTCTGCCACGCCGCCCCTGGCCGCTGGCACGTCATGGGAGTCACCAACGGCGCGGGCCTCAGCCTCCGCTACTTCCGCGATACCTTCGCCACTGCCAGCAGCTATGACGCCCTCAGCGCTCTTGCCGCCCAAGCCCCGGCAGGCAGCGACGGCCTGCTCTGGGCTCCTTACCTCTTCGGCGAGCGCACCCCGCACCTCGACCCCGAGGCACGGGCCGCCTTCATCGGCATCACCGCCAGTCACACGCAGGCGCACTTCGTCCGCGCTGTCCTCGAAGGTGTAGCAATGAGCCTCCGCGACACCTTCACTCTCTTCCACGAGCTGCACATCCCCGTCGACAGCATCCGACTCGGCGGTGGAGGAGCCCGCGGTCCCCTCTGGCGGCAAATTCAGGCCGACGTCTATGGCCAGCCCGTCGAATTGCTGGAAGCCGAAGAAGGCGGAGCCTTCGGAGCTGCTCTTCTCGCCGGAACCGGAGTCAACGCATGGCCCAGCGTCGAAGCCGCCTGCGCCGCCACCATCCGCGTCGCTCAAACCATCGCCCCACAAAGCGCAGCCGCGATGAACGAAGCCTACCGGCGATATCGAAAGATCTATCCGGCCCTGAAATCAATCGCGAGTTAA